Proteins found in one Fodinicurvata sp. EGI_FJ10296 genomic segment:
- a CDS encoding flavin reductase family protein, with the protein MRLDLTDLDPDQIYKVLSGVVVPRPIALITTVSADGIVNAAPYSFFNVLSDDPPLVAIGIQNKKTGGPKDTTTNIRTTDEFVVNLADDTHAWNMVICGSAVAEDVDEIPLARFTTAPSTHVKPPRIAECPVSLECRRYMMLEPGSRRTIVMGQVIAVHVRDDMIDRETLRVDGEKLGLIGRLHGPYYASTRDYYAMAIPQPEDVLSGKVFENPPEGPNKR; encoded by the coding sequence GTCGTCCCCCGACCGATCGCCCTGATCACGACCGTCTCGGCTGACGGCATCGTAAATGCGGCACCCTACAGCTTTTTCAATGTGTTGAGCGACGATCCGCCCCTGGTGGCAATCGGCATTCAGAACAAGAAAACGGGCGGCCCGAAGGATACGACCACGAATATCCGGACGACCGACGAGTTCGTTGTCAATCTGGCCGACGACACCCATGCCTGGAACATGGTTATCTGCGGCTCGGCGGTGGCCGAGGACGTCGATGAAATTCCCCTCGCCCGCTTCACCACCGCGCCATCGACCCATGTGAAACCGCCGCGCATCGCCGAATGCCCCGTTTCGCTGGAATGCCGCCGATACATGATGCTGGAACCGGGGAGCCGGCGCACTATCGTCATGGGCCAGGTGATCGCCGTTCATGTGCGCGACGACATGATCGACCGCGAAACACTGCGCGTCGACGGCGAAAAGCTGGGGCTGATCGGTCGGCTCCATGGCCCCTATTACGCCAGCACCCGAGATTATTATGCTATGGCCATTCCTCAGCCCGAGGATGTTCTGTCCGGCAAAGTGTTCGAAAACCCGCCGGAGGGTCCGAATAAACGCTGA
- a CDS encoding thiamine pyrophosphate-binding protein, with protein MTSKSNDRRPAPISRTGARHLVDTLIRNGVDTVFCVPGESYLSVLDALHDVGDAIRLVVCRQEGGAAVMAEAYAKLTGRPGIVFVTRGPGVTNASIGLHTAQQDSTPVILFMGQVGTGEFEREAFQELDVRRVFPSMTKWAAQIDRADRVVEMVGHAFSTAMNGRPGPVVLALPEDMLIDEAECRPAAPARKADAAPSAADLAELRDRLAEADKPFLIVGGGGWSPAARDAVCRFAEAWSLPVGTSFRCQDYIDNDHACYAGDVGIGANPALVDRVKEADLLIVLGPRLGEMTTGGYTVVEAPLPRQSIVHIHADPEELGRVYHTALPIAASPLAAAEALAALPPPAGDPAWSGDAATMHQSYLSWQDEQPMVGDVNLSAVVRHLSETEGPDAIFANGAGNFAAWLHRFYRYRGYRTQLAPTSGAMGYGLPAAVAAAIVDPSRRVTCWAGDGDIMMTIQELATAVQYGASLTVIIVNNGMFGTIRMHQEREYPTRVSGTALVNPDFVALARSFGARAERVTRTDMFADALARVRDGDGVGLIELVTDQETISPRATISGLRAAAK; from the coding sequence ATGACCAGTAAAAGCAATGATCGTCGTCCCGCCCCGATTTCGCGTACCGGTGCGCGGCATCTCGTCGATACATTGATCCGAAACGGCGTCGATACGGTCTTCTGCGTTCCTGGTGAAAGTTATCTGTCGGTGCTCGATGCCCTGCACGACGTCGGCGATGCCATTCGCCTGGTCGTTTGCCGACAGGAGGGCGGGGCCGCCGTCATGGCAGAGGCCTATGCCAAGCTGACCGGGCGGCCTGGTATCGTCTTCGTGACCCGTGGGCCGGGCGTGACGAACGCGTCGATCGGTCTGCATACCGCGCAGCAGGACAGCACGCCCGTCATTCTGTTCATGGGGCAGGTCGGTACCGGCGAGTTCGAGCGCGAGGCGTTCCAGGAACTCGACGTCCGGCGGGTATTCCCGTCGATGACCAAATGGGCCGCCCAGATCGATCGGGCCGACCGGGTGGTCGAGATGGTCGGGCACGCCTTCAGCACCGCGATGAACGGCCGCCCGGGTCCCGTGGTGCTGGCCCTGCCGGAGGATATGCTGATCGACGAGGCGGAATGCCGCCCAGCCGCGCCGGCGCGCAAGGCCGATGCCGCACCGTCGGCAGCCGATCTGGCCGAATTGCGCGACCGTCTGGCCGAAGCAGACAAGCCGTTCCTGATCGTCGGCGGCGGCGGGTGGTCGCCGGCGGCGCGCGATGCGGTCTGCCGCTTTGCCGAGGCATGGTCGCTGCCTGTGGGCACGTCTTTCCGCTGCCAGGACTATATCGACAACGATCATGCCTGCTACGCGGGTGACGTCGGCATCGGCGCGAACCCGGCGCTGGTCGATCGCGTCAAGGAAGCCGATCTGCTGATCGTGCTCGGGCCGCGATTGGGCGAAATGACCACGGGCGGCTACACCGTCGTCGAGGCGCCGCTGCCGCGCCAGTCGATCGTTCATATCCATGCCGATCCCGAAGAACTGGGCCGGGTCTACCACACCGCCCTGCCGATCGCGGCCAGCCCGCTGGCGGCAGCCGAGGCGCTTGCCGCACTGCCGCCGCCCGCTGGCGATCCGGCCTGGTCCGGCGACGCGGCGACGATGCATCAATCCTATCTGTCGTGGCAGGACGAACAGCCGATGGTCGGCGACGTGAACCTGTCGGCGGTCGTGCGCCATCTGTCGGAAACCGAGGGTCCGGACGCCATCTTCGCAAACGGTGCCGGCAATTTCGCCGCCTGGCTGCATCGCTTCTATCGGTACCGGGGCTATCGCACGCAACTTGCCCCGACCAGCGGCGCGATGGGTTACGGCCTGCCGGCCGCGGTGGCCGCCGCCATCGTCGATCCGTCGCGGCGGGTGACCTGCTGGGCGGGCGACGGCGACATCATGATGACGATCCAGGAACTGGCCACCGCCGTTCAGTATGGCGCTAGTCTGACGGTGATCATTGTCAATAACGGCATGTTCGGCACCATCCGCATGCACCAGGAACGCGAATATCCGACAAGGGTTAGCGGCACCGCCTTGGTCAACCCCGATTTCGTCGCCCTGGCGCGTTCGTTCGGTGCCCGTGCGGAACGGGTGACCCGGACCGACATGTTCGCCGATGCGCTCGCCCGTGTGCGTGATGGCGACGGCGTCGGCCTCATCGAACTGGTCACCGACCAGGAAACCATCTCCCCGCGTGCCACGATCAGCGGCCTCCGCGCTGCCGCGAAATAG
- the hutI gene encoding imidazolonepropionase, giving the protein MWEQLWLDLNVATMASEGPPLGVDEGSADGIPEAGPLGIIRDAAIAVDNGRIAWVGRRSDLPGAPETLARQTRRMSGMWVTPGLIDCHTHLVFGGDRAREFALRLAGASYEEIARAGGGIASTVAATRAADEDTLFQGAMKRVGSLAAEGVTTVEIKSGYGLDLATERRMLAVASRIGAPTLVDVRRTFLGAHAVPPEYRDRADAYIDLVVEEMLPAIASERLADAVDAFGESIAFSPSQVERVFEQATACGLPVKLHADQLSDQGGAALAARFNALSADHLEYTTEAGAEAMAAAGTVAVLLPGAFYTLRESQCPPIAAFRRHGVPMAVATDCNPGSSPIESLLTTMNMACTLFRMTTEEVLTGVTRHAAAALGLHDRGVVAPGMRADLAFWSVADPAELCYRIGGRVSAGRLLAGRALWSRDG; this is encoded by the coding sequence ATGTGGGAACAACTTTGGCTCGACCTCAACGTGGCGACCATGGCCAGTGAGGGACCCCCCCTAGGAGTCGACGAGGGATCTGCCGACGGAATCCCGGAGGCTGGGCCGCTGGGCATCATCAGGGACGCTGCGATCGCCGTCGACAACGGGCGGATTGCATGGGTCGGGCGTCGTTCCGACCTGCCGGGCGCGCCAGAGACGCTGGCGCGGCAGACGCGGCGGATGAGTGGGATGTGGGTCACGCCGGGGCTGATCGACTGTCACACCCATTTAGTATTCGGCGGTGACCGGGCGCGGGAATTCGCACTGCGCCTTGCCGGCGCCAGTTACGAGGAAATTGCCCGCGCCGGCGGCGGTATCGCGTCCACCGTCGCGGCGACCCGCGCCGCCGACGAAGATACGCTGTTCCAGGGCGCCATGAAGCGGGTCGGATCCCTGGCCGCAGAAGGCGTGACGACCGTCGAGATCAAATCCGGCTATGGCCTGGATCTGGCAACCGAGCGGCGTATGCTGGCGGTCGCCAGCCGGATTGGTGCGCCGACTCTGGTCGATGTCCGCCGGACCTTTCTGGGCGCGCATGCCGTCCCTCCGGAATACAGGGATCGCGCCGACGCCTATATCGACCTGGTGGTCGAAGAAATGCTGCCTGCGATCGCCAGCGAGCGGCTGGCCGATGCCGTCGACGCCTTCGGCGAGTCGATCGCGTTTTCCCCCAGCCAGGTCGAGCGTGTGTTCGAGCAGGCAACGGCATGCGGCCTGCCGGTCAAGCTGCATGCCGATCAGCTTTCCGATCAGGGCGGGGCCGCCCTGGCCGCGCGGTTCAATGCGCTGTCGGCCGATCATCTGGAGTATACGACCGAGGCTGGCGCCGAGGCCATGGCGGCCGCCGGCACAGTCGCGGTCCTCCTGCCCGGCGCCTTCTACACGCTGCGGGAAAGTCAGTGCCCGCCAATCGCCGCGTTCCGCCGACACGGCGTGCCGATGGCGGTCGCGACCGATTGCAATCCCGGCAGTTCGCCGATCGAGTCATTGCTGACCACCATGAACATGGCCTGCACCCTGTTCCGGATGACGACCGAAGAAGTGCTGACCGGCGTGACCCGACATGCCGCCGCCGCGCTGGGACTGCACGACCGTGGTGTGGTTGCGCCGGGCATGCGGGCGGATCTTGCGTTCTGGTCGGTCGCCGATCCGGCCGAGCTATGTTATCGGATCGGCGGCCGCGTCTCGGCCGGTCGTCTGCTGGCTGGCCGGGCGCTGTGGTCCCGTGACGGTTGA
- a CDS encoding N-acetylglutaminylglutamine amidotransferase — translation MCGLFGEIRFDGQAVDPGPLFKAGRAMAARGPDGAGLFQKDGTVLGHRRLRIIDLSEASAQPMVDNELGLAIAFNGAIYNYKELRAELEAKGYRFFAKGDTEVILKAYHAWGPDCVKRFHGMFAFAISERESGRLVLARDRLGIKPLYYSDQQGGMRFASALPALVAAGGIDTSIDPVALNYYLSFHAVVPAPYTILKGVRKLPPATVMVIEPDGQRKSETYWSLSFGPQPGDEALSAADWEDKTLEALRLAVKRRLVADVPVGVLLSGGLDSSLIVGLLAEQGVTGLETFSIGFEAVGGESGDEFKYSDLIAEHFGTTHHKIPVETDQVLPNLPKCIGAMAEPMVSHDVIGFYMLSQEVAKHVKVVQSGQGADEVFGGYHWYPPMMETNDAIGEYASVFMDRSHDEYRRTVADRFHGDDHARAFIEAQFATPGADRPVDKALRMDTTIMLVDDPVKRVDNMTMAASLEARVPFLDHELVELAARMPAELKLADDGKGVLKAIGRRIIPSEVIDRPKGYFPMPALKYLRGPYLDMVRDAVSSERAVSRDLFRRDMLDTLLDDPDAHITPLRGSKLWQLGLLQLWLDEHGL, via the coding sequence ATGTGTGGACTCTTCGGTGAAATTCGCTTCGACGGCCAGGCGGTCGATCCAGGGCCGTTGTTCAAGGCCGGCCGCGCCATGGCCGCGCGGGGGCCCGACGGCGCGGGCCTGTTCCAGAAGGACGGAACAGTCCTTGGCCATCGCCGTCTGCGCATCATCGATCTGAGCGAGGCCAGCGCCCAGCCCATGGTCGACAACGAGTTGGGGCTTGCGATCGCATTCAACGGGGCGATCTACAACTACAAGGAACTGCGCGCAGAGCTTGAGGCCAAGGGCTATCGGTTTTTCGCCAAGGGCGACACGGAAGTCATTCTGAAAGCCTATCATGCGTGGGGACCGGACTGCGTGAAGCGCTTTCACGGCATGTTCGCCTTTGCGATATCGGAACGGGAATCCGGACGGCTGGTACTTGCCCGGGACCGCCTTGGCATCAAGCCGCTCTATTATTCCGATCAGCAGGGCGGGATGCGCTTCGCCTCGGCGTTGCCGGCACTGGTCGCGGCCGGCGGCATCGATACCTCGATCGATCCCGTTGCCCTGAACTATTATCTTTCCTTTCACGCCGTCGTTCCGGCGCCCTACACGATCCTGAAAGGCGTGCGCAAACTACCGCCCGCGACCGTCATGGTCATTGAGCCCGACGGCCAGCGCAAGTCCGAGACATACTGGTCGCTGTCGTTCGGACCGCAGCCGGGCGACGAGGCGCTGAGCGCGGCGGACTGGGAAGACAAGACGCTTGAGGCGCTGCGGCTGGCCGTGAAGCGGCGGCTGGTGGCCGATGTCCCGGTGGGCGTGTTGCTGTCCGGCGGCCTCGATTCCAGCCTCATCGTCGGACTTCTGGCCGAACAGGGGGTCACCGGCCTCGAAACGTTCTCGATCGGCTTCGAGGCCGTCGGCGGCGAATCCGGCGACGAATTCAAATACTCAGACCTGATCGCCGAGCATTTCGGCACCACCCACCACAAGATCCCGGTAGAGACCGATCAGGTGCTGCCCAACCTGCCGAAATGCATCGGCGCAATGGCCGAGCCCATGGTCAGCCATGACGTCATCGGTTTTTACATGCTGTCGCAGGAGGTCGCGAAACACGTCAAGGTCGTCCAGAGCGGCCAGGGCGCCGACGAGGTTTTCGGCGGTTATCACTGGTATCCGCCGATGATGGAAACCAATGACGCGATCGGCGAATATGCCTCCGTCTTCATGGATCGCAGCCACGATGAATACCGCCGGACCGTCGCCGACCGCTTCCATGGCGATGATCACGCCCGCGCCTTCATCGAGGCACAGTTCGCGACGCCGGGCGCCGACCGCCCGGTCGACAAGGCGCTGCGCATGGACACGACGATCATGCTGGTCGACGACCCGGTCAAGCGCGTCGACAACATGACCATGGCCGCCAGCCTGGAAGCCCGCGTGCCGTTCCTCGATCACGAGCTGGTCGAACTCGCCGCGCGCATGCCGGCGGAACTGAAGCTGGCCGATGACGGTAAGGGAGTTCTGAAGGCGATCGGACGCCGCATCATCCCGTCCGAAGTCATCGACAGGCCAAAAGGATATTTCCCCATGCCGGCGCTGAAATATCTGCGCGGCCCCTATCTCGATATGGTGCGTGACGCTGTATCGTCCGAGCGCGCGGTGTCGCGCGACCTCTTCCGACGCGACATGCTCGACACCCTGCTCGACGATCCCGATGCGCATATAACGCCGCTGCGGGGGTCGAAACTCTGGCAACTGGGCCTCTTGCAGCTTTGGCTGGACGAACACGGCTTGTGA
- the ngg gene encoding N-acetylglutaminylglutamine synthetase: protein MSSSRQSRSTPPASHRLEKMAVGTVVGQGNLSRPERGTGARPNAVLDCGWGRLVFAHTFADNKAVAETLSREREGHRDIGFYVREPHVVLSFAPLELFLDPSHTYRLWMSEYRPARRRSKGFYIRPVSTREEIESINRIYAHHGMMTVDPTFLWNNRRSRKLCYLVAIDENTEDVLGVVMGADHRYAFDDPENGSSLWSLAVDPQARHPGIGEALVRRLAERYKARGRTFLDLSVMHNNVEAQALYEKLGFRRIPAFTVKKRNMINERLYTGPEIEETFNPYAQIIIDEARRRGVAVEPIDPAEGYFRLSLGGRAVICREALTELTTAIAMSRCDNKAVTRRLCAEAGLRVPAQTVAGQSESNIRFLENYGSVVVKPARGEQGMGISVDIRSPDDLEAAIETAKAFSDKVLLEQYCEGDDLRIIVIGREMVAAAIRKPATIFGNGNDPIRTLIERQSRRRAKATSGESTVPMDQETERCIELAGYSMESVLADGKELRVRKTANLHTGGTIHDVTDRIHPTLAEAALRAAEAIDIPVVGMDLMVPDVEKDDYVIIEANERPGLANHEPQPTAQKFVDLLFPQTVVRPADIAARRQERDPYSP from the coding sequence ATGAGCAGTAGCCGCCAGTCCCGATCCACTCCGCCGGCGTCCCATCGCCTGGAAAAGATGGCGGTGGGAACGGTCGTCGGTCAGGGCAATCTCAGCCGCCCGGAGCGCGGAACGGGCGCCCGCCCCAACGCCGTGCTGGATTGCGGCTGGGGGCGTCTGGTATTCGCCCACACATTTGCCGACAACAAGGCGGTTGCCGAAACCCTGTCGCGTGAGCGTGAAGGCCACCGCGATATCGGCTTCTATGTGCGCGAGCCGCATGTCGTACTCTCGTTCGCACCGCTGGAACTGTTTCTGGATCCGTCCCACACTTATCGGCTCTGGATGTCGGAGTACCGGCCCGCCCGGCGCCGCAGCAAGGGGTTCTATATTCGTCCGGTTTCCACGCGCGAGGAAATCGAATCGATCAACCGCATCTATGCCCATCACGGGATGATGACCGTCGATCCCACGTTCCTGTGGAACAATCGCCGGTCGCGCAAACTCTGCTATCTGGTCGCCATCGACGAGAACACTGAAGACGTGCTGGGCGTCGTCATGGGCGCAGACCATCGATACGCCTTCGATGACCCCGAGAACGGTTCCAGCCTGTGGTCGCTCGCCGTCGATCCGCAGGCCCGCCACCCCGGCATCGGCGAAGCCCTCGTCCGCCGGCTTGCCGAACGCTACAAGGCGCGGGGCCGAACGTTTCTCGACCTGTCGGTCATGCACAACAATGTCGAGGCGCAGGCCCTGTACGAGAAACTCGGCTTTCGCCGCATCCCCGCCTTTACGGTCAAGAAGCGCAACATGATCAACGAACGGCTCTACACCGGCCCCGAGATCGAGGAAACCTTCAACCCGTACGCGCAGATCATCATCGACGAGGCCCGACGTCGCGGCGTCGCGGTCGAGCCGATCGATCCGGCCGAAGGGTATTTCCGTCTTTCGCTGGGCGGGCGGGCCGTCATTTGCCGTGAAGCCCTGACCGAACTGACGACCGCGATCGCCATGAGTCGATGCGACAACAAGGCCGTGACCCGGCGCCTCTGTGCCGAGGCGGGGCTTCGCGTACCGGCGCAGACCGTGGCCGGGCAGTCTGAATCGAACATCCGGTTTCTGGAGAATTACGGTTCCGTCGTCGTCAAACCGGCCCGGGGCGAACAGGGCATGGGAATTTCGGTCGATATTCGCTCCCCGGATGACCTTGAGGCCGCGATCGAGACCGCAAAAGCCTTCTCCGACAAGGTGCTCCTGGAACAGTATTGTGAAGGTGACGATTTGCGAATCATCGTCATCGGCCGCGAGATGGTCGCGGCCGCCATTCGCAAACCAGCGACCATTTTCGGCAACGGCAATGACCCGATCCGCACGCTGATCGAACGGCAAAGCCGGCGGCGGGCCAAAGCGACCTCCGGCGAAAGCACGGTCCCGATGGATCAGGAGACCGAGCGCTGCATCGAACTCGCCGGCTATTCCATGGAGTCGGTGCTGGCGGACGGCAAGGAGCTGCGGGTCCGCAAGACCGCCAATCTGCACACCGGCGGAACCATCCACGACGTCACCGACCGCATTCACCCAACCCTGGCCGAGGCCGCGTTGCGTGCCGCCGAAGCGATCGATATTCCCGTTGTCGGCATGGATCTGATGGTCCCGGACGTCGAAAAGGACGACTACGTCATCATCGAAGCCAATGAACGTCCGGGACTGGCCAATCACGAGCCGCAGCCGACGGCGCAGAAATTCGTCGACCTGCTGTTTCCGCAGACCGTAGTCCGGCCAGCCGACATCGCGGCCAGACGTCAGGAGCGTGATCCCTACTCGCCCTGA
- the panB gene encoding 3-methyl-2-oxobutanoate hydroxymethyltransferase, translated as MRTEQPSPPLTIPAVASRKGRTPLVCLTAYTTPVARIVDRHCDIVLVGDSVGMVLHGLPSTLPVSVDMMVLHGQAVRRGLKRALMVVDLPFGSYEQSPQQAFDTAARIMAETGCAAVKLEGGIPMAETIAFLSARGIPVMAHVGLTPQSVHRFGGYGVRGQDEEAESVARDAAAATRAGAFAVVLEKIPAPLARSITDTVPVPTIGIGASENCDGQILVVDDILGTMPELSLRFVKRYATIGAETDEAVAAYADDVRRRRFPAEEHAFGTGASQDGDR; from the coding sequence ATGCGGACGGAACAGCCCTCCCCACCATTGACGATACCGGCGGTCGCGAGCCGCAAGGGCAGGACGCCCCTTGTATGCCTGACTGCCTATACTACCCCTGTGGCGCGAATCGTCGACCGTCACTGCGACATTGTTCTTGTCGGTGACAGCGTGGGCATGGTGCTGCACGGGCTGCCGTCGACGCTGCCGGTGTCGGTCGACATGATGGTCCTGCACGGTCAGGCGGTCAGGCGCGGCTTGAAGCGGGCGCTGATGGTGGTCGATCTGCCGTTCGGCAGCTACGAGCAAAGTCCGCAGCAGGCTTTCGACACCGCAGCCCGGATCATGGCTGAAACCGGCTGTGCTGCCGTCAAGCTCGAAGGCGGCATCCCGATGGCCGAAACCATTGCCTTCCTGTCCGCCCGGGGCATCCCGGTCATGGCCCATGTTGGCCTGACGCCGCAATCCGTCCATCGCTTTGGCGGATACGGGGTTCGCGGTCAGGATGAGGAGGCCGAGAGCGTGGCCCGGGACGCCGCCGCCGCCACACGCGCCGGCGCGTTCGCTGTCGTGCTGGAAAAGATACCGGCACCGCTGGCCCGTTCGATCACCGACACTGTCCCGGTGCCCACGATCGGCATCGGCGCTTCGGAAAACTGCGACGGACAGATACTGGTGGTGGACGATATTCTCGGCACGATGCCGGAACTTTCCCTTCGCTTTGTCAAACGCTATGCCACGATCGGGGCCGAGACGGATGAGGCCGTCGCCGCCTATGCCGACGATGTCCGGCGTAGGCGTTTTCCTGCCGAGGAACACGCTTTCGGCACCGGTGCTTCGCAGGATGGCGACCGGTGA
- the panC gene encoding pantoate--beta-alanine ligase codes for MTIPVVHNVAELRAMTAPWRDRKAIVAIVPTMGALHDGHLSLVRAALDRADRVIVSIFVNPKQFDRSDDLAAYPRTLDNDLAALQSVGPHLVFAPTAEAVYPSDFSTTVSVAGPGCDLCGAQRPGHFDGVSTVVAKLFLQSGADLAFFGEKDYQQLLVVRRMVRDLDIPIEVIGCPTIREADGLALSSRNARLSPGDRRIAPSLVRHLRAAGDRIAAGDAVETVLSDSKAALIAEGFRKVDYVECRSADDLRVPARFPGPPNSPVRLLAAAWLGDVRLIDNLAVAPPADEPAA; via the coding sequence GTGACGATACCCGTCGTTCACAACGTTGCAGAATTGCGGGCGATGACGGCCCCCTGGCGCGATCGCAAGGCCATTGTCGCCATCGTGCCGACAATGGGGGCCCTTCATGACGGCCATCTCAGTCTGGTACGGGCGGCGCTTGACCGCGCCGACCGGGTCATCGTCTCGATCTTCGTCAATCCGAAGCAATTCGACCGTAGCGACGATCTTGCCGCATATCCCCGGACATTGGACAATGACCTTGCGGCCCTGCAATCGGTCGGCCCGCATCTCGTTTTCGCACCGACAGCAGAAGCGGTCTATCCGTCAGATTTTTCGACTACGGTTTCTGTAGCGGGCCCCGGCTGCGATTTGTGCGGTGCGCAACGGCCGGGCCATTTCGATGGCGTCTCGACCGTGGTCGCCAAGCTTTTCCTTCAATCGGGCGCGGATCTGGCCTTTTTCGGTGAAAAGGACTATCAACAGCTACTGGTCGTCCGCCGTATGGTGCGCGACCTCGACATTCCGATCGAGGTGATCGGCTGCCCGACCATCCGCGAAGCCGACGGTCTCGCCCTCTCCTCACGCAATGCCCGGCTCTCGCCCGGCGATCGGCGTATCGCCCCATCACTGGTCCGGCACCTGCGCGCCGCCGGCGACCGGATAGCGGCCGGCGATGCTGTCGAAACGGTACTTTCCGACTCGAAGGCCGCGCTCATTGCCGAAGGCTTTCGAAAAGTGGATTATGTGGAATGCCGCTCAGCCGACGACCTGCGGGTTCCTGCACGCTTCCCGGGCCCACCGAACAGCCCCGTCCGTCTTCTGGCGGCGGCGTGGCTCGGCGACGTCCGGCTGATCGACAATCTGGCCGTCGCACCACCTGCGGATGAGCCGGCCGCTTGA
- a CDS encoding osmoprotectant NAGGN system M42 family peptidase, protein MKSGIDQGYVKRILHELLEIPSPTGFTDHIVHIVCQELEQLGIPFELTRRGAIRANLKGKKSSSDRAVVSHLDTLGALVKDIKDNGRLALVPVGTWSARFAEGARVTIFTDHQTHRGTILPLKASGHTYNDEIDKQPVSWDNVEVRVDETIHSHRDLIRLGFNIGDFVAVDSQPEFLANGYINARHLDNKAGVAAMLGAARSLVTNKATLPVDCHLLFTISEEVGSGASAVLHGDVAEMLSIDNGTVAPGQNSQEFGVTVAMADSSGPFDYHLTHRLINLCRDNGIAFQRDIFRHYFCDSASAVEAGNDIRSALVCFGVDASHGYERTHMDAVISVARLIDCYVQSDMLFKRDRKALGPVGDFPDQTAESLEDLQTDPVFERMETKPNTEAGQ, encoded by the coding sequence GTGAAATCCGGTATCGATCAGGGCTACGTAAAGCGAATCCTGCACGAACTGCTCGAGATACCCAGCCCCACCGGCTTTACGGATCATATCGTGCACATAGTATGTCAGGAGCTGGAACAACTCGGCATTCCGTTCGAACTGACCCGGCGCGGTGCGATCCGCGCAAACCTCAAGGGAAAGAAGTCTTCCTCTGACCGGGCGGTCGTCAGTCACCTCGATACGCTCGGTGCGCTGGTAAAGGACATCAAGGACAATGGACGTCTGGCCCTCGTGCCGGTGGGTACGTGGTCCGCGCGCTTCGCCGAAGGGGCGCGCGTGACGATCTTCACCGATCACCAAACCCACCGCGGCACCATTCTGCCGCTTAAGGCATCGGGGCATACTTACAACGATGAGATCGACAAACAGCCGGTCTCCTGGGACAACGTCGAGGTCCGCGTCGACGAGACCATCCATTCCCATCGCGACCTGATACGCCTCGGATTCAATATCGGGGATTTCGTCGCCGTGGACAGCCAGCCCGAATTTCTGGCGAACGGTTACATCAACGCGCGCCATCTGGACAACAAGGCAGGTGTCGCGGCCATGCTTGGCGCCGCCCGGTCGTTGGTCACCAACAAGGCCACACTGCCCGTCGACTGCCACCTTCTCTTTACCATCTCCGAAGAAGTCGGGTCCGGCGCATCGGCCGTGCTCCACGGCGATGTCGCCGAGATGCTGTCGATCGACAACGGCACCGTCGCGCCGGGCCAGAACTCTCAGGAATTCGGCGTTACTGTCGCAATGGCCGACAGTTCCGGGCCGTTCGACTATCACCTGACGCACCGGTTGATCAATCTGTGCCGCGACAACGGCATAGCGTTCCAGCGGGATATTTTCCGGCACTACTTCTGCGACAGCGCGTCGGCGGTCGAGGCCGGCAACGATATTCGCAGCGCTCTGGTCTGTTTCGGAGTCGATGCCTCTCACGGCTACGAGCGCACCCACATGGACGCCGTCATTTCGGTGGCCCGACTGATCGATTGTTACGTCCAGAGCGACATGCTGTTCAAGCGCGACCGCAAAGCGCTCGGACCTGTCGGCGACTTCCCGGACCAGACGGCGGAATCGCTTGAAGACCTGCAGACGGACCCGGTTTTCGAGCGGATGGAAACCAAGCCGAATACCGAAGCCGGACAATGA
- a CDS encoding cold-shock protein: MNERRFSKRPDPSQNGVSAVVKWYNASKGFGFVQPSDGSPDAFLHVSVVEAAGYNDIAEGATIECDLASGPKGAQVASIHTVDLSTAGPSQPRAPRGAPRGNDGYGGGGYGGGGSSYGGGGSYGGGSSYGGDFNSGPTESLAGTVKFYNAAKGFGFITPDDGSRDVFVSAKVLERAGVMGLDTEQRVRVSTRMGQKGPMAESLELI; the protein is encoded by the coding sequence ATGAACGAGCGTCGTTTTTCCAAACGGCCCGATCCGTCTCAAAATGGCGTTTCGGCCGTCGTAAAGTGGTACAATGCGTCAAAAGGGTTCGGGTTCGTACAACCCTCAGACGGATCGCCGGACGCATTCCTGCATGTTTCCGTGGTCGAAGCAGCGGGTTACAACGATATCGCCGAAGGGGCGACGATCGAATGCGACCTCGCCAGCGGCCCCAAGGGCGCCCAGGTTGCATCCATACATACTGTCGATCTCTCCACGGCCGGCCCCTCGCAACCGCGCGCGCCTCGCGGCGCCCCACGCGGCAATGATGGTTACGGCGGCGGCGGCTATGGCGGCGGTGGATCGTCCTACGGCGGCGGCGGTTCGTATGGTGGCGGATCGTCCTATGGCGGTGATTTCAATAGCGGACCGACCGAGAGTCTCGCCGGCACCGTGAAATTCTATAATGCCGCCAAGGGCTTCGGTTTCATCACTCCCGATGATGGCAGCCGCGATGTGTTCGTTTCGGCCAAGGTCCTTGAACGGGCCGGCGTCATGGGTCTCGATACAGAGCAGCGCGTGCGGGTCAGCACCCGTATGGGTCAAAAAGGACCGATGGCCGAAAGCCTTGAGCTAATCTAG